ATGACCTTGTTCATGGGATCCCCGTTCTGCGAGCCCGGAAAGTACCGAGCGGTAACTTCGTGCTTGGAGATCTTGTACGGGGCCGTGGGTCACGACGGCAAGGAAGCCGAGGACCGGGTCGGGCGGCCGGAATCTTCACCTATCAGGGTGATGAGAGGGGTTGGAAGCCCATGATCTCGGGGGTGGGGCGGGTGAATTCCGGGAGCGGGGTGGACGCCTCACGGAGGCTGGGCAGGGACTCGAAAGGGGACGCCCGCACGTATCCTGAAGGCCTTCGCGGAGCCCCTCCGATCACGTTCTCCGACCACGAAAGCGGCCAGCCATGCGCGTCTACGTCCCCCTGACCCTCCCCGGTCTCGCCGAGGCGTACAAGACGGGTGAGCTGGGGGCCGAGCCGCTCCTCGCCTACGCCGTCACACCCGCCCTGCGTGAGTGGTACCTCTCCGACGACATCGAGGAACTGGAGTACGCGGCGCTGAACCGGGCCGCGCTCGCCTCGCTGCGGCTGCTCGCGGCGGACGCCGGAGCCGTACGGCGCCGGGTCGTGGTGGCCGTGGACGTGGCCGACGGGGCCGCGGTCGCCGACCCCGACCGGGCGCTGGACCCCGCGGCGCTCGGTGAGGTGCGGGTCTCCGGGACGGTGAAGCTGGCCAAGGCCGCGGCGGTCCACGTCGACTCGGACGACGCGGAGGAGGACGTCACCGCCGCCGTGGACGCGCTGGAGGCGGCGGACGGCGGGGACGACGACGCGCAGTTCGTCGTGGACGGGGCCGAGGACCACGAGTTGCTGTGGTATGCGACGCAGGAGATTCCCAACCTGGTGGGATGGGGCGGCTGAGCCCTGTCCTGCGGGCGGTTTCACCTGCGGTGACCTGCTGGTCTCTTGATTGTCAGTGGGGGCGGGTACGTTTTTGGCATGGGGATGCTGACAGGGGCGCACATCGTCTGGGACTGGAACGGCACGCTGTTCCACGACAACGACGCGATCATCGGGGCGACGAACGCGGCGTTCGGTGAGCTGGGGCTGGCGCCGATCACGATGGAGCAGTACCGGGCGCTGTACTGCGTGCCGGTGCCGAAGTTCTACGAGCGGTTGCTGGGGCGGCTGCCCACCGATGCCGAGTGGGAGGTCATGGACGAGACCTTCCATCGGTACTACGCCGAGCACCGGGTGGCGTGCCGGCTGACCGACGGGGCGGTGGAGCTGCTGACGGGGTGGGGAGCGGCCGGACGCAGCCAGTCGATCCTCAGCATGTACGTGCATGACGAACTGGTGCCGTTGGTGCGCGGGTTCGGGATCGAGGCGCACTTCCTGCGGGTGGACGGGCGGACCGGGCCCTCGGGGGGCAGCAAGGCGGAGCACATGGAGCGGCACCTCGCCGCGCTGGTGGGGGTGGACGCTGCACGGACCGTGGTGATCGGGGACGCCGCGGATGACGCGGTGGCGGCGATGCGGGTGGGGGCGCGGGCTGTGCTGTACACGGGGGGATCGCACAGTCGGGCCAGTCTTGAGGGGGTGGGGGTGCCGGTGGTGGACACCCTGGCGGAGGCGGTGGCGGAGGCTGAGCGCATAGCGGGGTGACGGGGTCAGGTCGGTCGGGTGCCGGGTGCCGGGTGCCGGGTGGCGGGTGCTGAGTGCCGGGTGCCGTAGCGCCGGGTGACTGAGATGTGCCCTGGGTGCTGTCGGCCGGGGGTGGGTTTCGCTCGCCGCCGCTGGGCGGGTGCCGCTGCGCCCACCCGTGCCGCCCCAGCGGCACGACTGCCCGCAGCTCGGACGAGTGTCTTGGAGGGCCACCGGGCAGCCCGTAGCTGGGGCGGCGGCGCCTTGGAGGGCCACAGGCCTCGCGGCGGGGGGCGGCGGGCGGTCCGCTGTACGGCGGACGGTATGTCGGACGGCGTGTCCTCTTACGGTGGGTTCGTCGCTTGCGCCCCTGTGCAGACTGTCAAACTTCCACCCCCGGTTTTGTACACATACGGCTCATGACGACCCCCCTGTAAGGAGCGATAGCCTTGGTGGCGTGATCAGCGCGATAGTTCGCGGGGGCGCTGTGGCCTCCGCCCTGCGCCCGGTTCGCACGGAACACCTCCGTGGCCGGGCGGCGGCCGCTGGTCCTCGCGGGCGGGACGGGGTCGTAAGGGCCCTCATGACGCCGCGTACACCCTCGTCAGCGACGCGGCAGAGAGCAGCGTCACACCTGTCGGGCGTGTCGAGAATGGCTGATATCCCCCCGCTCATCTCACCCTGCGGCATAGCGTCGAAGCAGACCGGAGACCCCGGGCCGTGGCGGCGAGCCGCAGGAGAAGAGACCGTACTTCCTTCTACGTCACGCAACGGCGCGCGACAGGAGTCAGAGGACAATGCAGACCAAGCTGGACGAAGCAAAGGCCGAGCTGCTCGAGAGGGCCGCCCGGGTAGCTGAGAACAGCCCGGTCGGGGGGCACCTACCGACTGGGACGACCGACGAGGACACTCCCCGCACCCCGGACACCCCGGACAGCGAGACCGTGCTCGCGTTCCTCCAGCGCTACTACCTGCACACCGCTCCGGAAGACCTCACGGACCGCGACCCGATCGACGTCTACGGCGCCGCCCTCTCCCACTTCCGGCTGGGCGAGACCCGCCCGCAGGGCACGGCCAACGTGCGGGTCCACACGCCGACCGTGGAGGAGAACGGGTGGACGTGCACCCACTCGGTCGTCGAGGTGGTCACCGACGACATGCCCTTCCTCGTCGACTCCGTCACCAATGAACTGACCCGGCAGGGACGCGGCATCCATGTCGTGATCCACCCCCAGGTCGTCGTCCGCCGCGACCTCACCGGCAGGCTGATCGAGATCCTCACCGTGCCGCCGGCCGGTGACCTCCCGCACGACGCGCACACCGAGTCCTGGATCCACGTCGAGATCGACCGCGAGACCGACCGCGGGGACCTGAAGCAGATCACCGCCGATCTGCTGCGCGTCCTGTCCGATGTCCGCGAGGCCGTCGAGGACTGGGAGAAGATGCGGGACGCGGCCCTGCGGATGGCCGACGAACTGCCCGCCGAGCCCGTGGCCAGCGATCTGCGCGACATGGAGATCGACGAGGCCCGCGAGCTGCTGCGCTGGCTGGCCGACGACCACTTCACCTTCCTCGGCTACCGGGAGTACCAGCTCCGCGAGGACGACTCCCTCGCGGCCGTCCCCGGCACCGGCCTCGGCATCCTGCGCTCCGACCCGCACCACGCCGGGGAGGAGGGCCACCCGGTCAGCCCGTCCTTCGAGCGGCTGCCCGCCGACGCGCGCGCCAAGGCCCGTGAGCACAACCTCCTCGTGCTGACCAAGGCCAACAGCCGGGCGACCGTGCACCGGCCGTCGTACCTCGACTACATCGGTGTCAAGAAGTTCGACGCGGCCGGCAATGTCGTCGGCGAGCGGCGTTTCCTCGGTCTGTTCTCCTCCGCCGCCTACACCGAATCGGTGCGCCGGGTTCCGGTCATCCGGCGCAAGGTCGACGAGGTGCTGGAGCGGGCGGGCTTCTCGCCCAACAGCCACGACGGCCGCGACCTGCTCCAGATCCTGGAGACCTACCCGCGCGACGAGCTCTTCCAGACCCCCGCCGACGAGCTGGAGTCGATCGCCACCTCCGTCCTGTACCTCCAGGAGCGGCGGCGGCTGCGTCTGTACCTGCGCCAGGACGAGTACGGCCGCTACTACTCGGCCCTCGTCTACCTGCCCCGCGACCGCTACACCACCGGCGTGCGCCTGAGGATCATCGACATCCTCAAGGAGGAACTCGACGGCATCAGCGTCGACTTCACCGCCTGGAACACCGAGTCGATCCTGTCCCGGCTGCACTTCGTGGTCCGGGTCCCGCAGGGCACCGAGCTGCCGCAGCTCAGTGACAGCGACAAGGAGCGCATCGAGACCCGGCTGGTCGAGGCCGCCCGTTCCTGGGCCGACGGTTTCGCCGAGGCGCTCAACGCCGAGCTCGGCGAGGAGCGCGCCGCGGAGCTGTCGCGCCGCTACGGCAACGCCTTCCCCGAGGGCTACAAGGCCGACCACACCCCGCGCTCCGCGGTCGCCGACCTCGTCCACATCGAGAAGCTCACCGAGGCCGGGGCCGAGGGCGGGGCCGACGGCCACGACTTCGCCCTGAGCCTGTACGAGCCGGTCGGTTCCGCCCCCGAGGAGCGCCGCTTCAAGATCTACCGCAAGGGTGACGCCATCTCCCTGTCCGCGGTGCTGCCGGTCCTCACCCGGCTCGGCGTCGAGGTCACGGACGAGCGGCCGTACGAACTGCGCTGCTCGGACCGCAGCGTGGCCTGGATCTACGACTTCGGCCTGCGCATGCCCAAGTCGCAGAACGGCGGCGGCGACTACCTCGGCGACGACGGCCGTGAGCGCTTCCAGGAGGCCTTCGCCGCCACCTGGACCGGCAAGGCGGAGAACGACGGCTTCAACGCCCTGGTGCTGAGCGCCGGGCTCAGCTGGCGTCAGGCGATGGTGCTGCGGGCGTACGCCAAGTACCTGCGCCAGGCCGGTTCGACGTTCTCGCAGGACTACATGGAGGACACCCTCCGCCACAACGTCCACACCACCCGGCTGCTCGTCTCCCTGTTCGAGGCGCGGATGTCGCCGGACCGCCAGCGCGCCGGCCACGAACTCGTCGACGCCCTCCTGGAGGAGCTCGACGCGGCGCTCGACCAGGTCGCGAGCCTGGACGAGGACCGGATCCTCAGGTCCTTCCTGACCGTCATCAAGGCGACCCTGCGCACCAACTTCTTCCAGGAGGCCGCGGGCGGCAAGCCGCACGACTACGTCTCCATGAAGTTCGACCCGCAGGCCATCCCGGACCTGCCGGCCCCGCGCCCCGCGTTCGAGATCTGGGTGTACTCGCCGCGCGTCGAGGGCGTGCACCTGCGCTTCGGCAAGGTCGCGCGCGGCGGCCTGCGCTGGTCCGACCGGCGGGAGGACTTCCGCACCGAGATCCTCGGCCTGGTCAAGGCGCAGATGGTGAAGAACACCGTCATCGTGCCGGTCGGCGCCAAGGGCGGCTTCGTCGCCAAGCAGCTCCCGGACCCGAGCGTGGACCGGGACGCGTGGCTGGCCGAGGGCATCGGCAGCTACAAGACGTTCATCTCGGCGCTCCTCGACATCACCGACAACATGGTCGCCGGTGAGGTCGTCCCGCCCGCCGACGTCGTACGGCACGACGAGGACGACACCTACCTGGTCGTCGCCGCCGACAAGGGCACCGCCACCTTCTCCGACATCGCCAACGGGGTCGCGGAGTCGTACAACTTCTGGCTCGGTGACGCCTTCGCCTCCGGCGGCTCGGCCGGCTACGACCACAAGGGCATGGGCATCACCGCCCGCGGCGCCTGGGAGTCCGTCAAGCGGCACTTCCGCGAACTGGACGTCGACACCCAGTCCGAGGACTTCACCGTCGTCGGCATCGGCGACATGTCCGGTGACGTGTTCGGCAACGGCATGCTGCTCTCCGAGCACATCCGGCTGGTCGCCGCCTTCGACCACCGGCACATCTTCCTCGACCCGAAGCCCGACGCGGCCACCTCCTACGCCGAGCGCCGCCGCATCTTCGAGCTGCCGAGGTCCAGCTGGGCCGACTACAACACGGAGCTGATCTCGACCGGCGGCGGCATCTTCCCCCGTACCGCCAAGTCCATCCCCGTCAACGCCCACGTCCGCGAAGCCCTCGGCATCGAGGACAAGGTCACCAAGATGACCCCGGCCGACCTGATGAAGGCCATCCTCAAGGCGCCGGTGGACCTGCTGTGGAACGGCGGCATCGGCACCTATGTGAAGGCCTCCACCGAGACCCACACGGACGTCGGCGACAAGGCCAACGACCCGATCCGCGTCGACGGCGCCGACCTGCGCGTCAAGGTCGTCGGCGAGGGCGGCAACCTGGGCCTGACCCAGCTCGGCCGGATCGAGTTCGCGCTGCACGGCGGCAAGATCAACACCGACGCCATCGACAACAGCGCCGGCGTGGACACCTCCGACCACGAGGTGAACATCAAGATCCTGCTCAACGGCCTGGTCACCGAAGGCGACATGACGGTCAAGCAGCGCAACAAGCTGCTCGCCGAGATGACCGACGAGGTCGGCCGCCTGGTCCTGCGCAACAACTACGCGCAGAACACCGCCATCGCCAACGCGCTCGCCCAGTCCAAGGACATGCTCCACGCCCAGCAGCGCTTCATGAAGCACCTGGTGCGCGAGGGCCACCTCGACCGGGCCCTGGAGTTCCTGCCCACCGACCGCCAGATCCGCGAACGCCTCGCCCAGGGCCAGGGCCTGACCAGCCCGGAGACCGCGGTCCTGCTGGCGTACACGAAGATCACGGTCGCCGACGAACTCCTGCACACCGGCCTGCCGGACGACCCGTACCTGCGCACCCTGCTGCACGCGTACTTCCCGACCGCGCTGCGCGAGCAGTTCCCCGAGCACATCGACAGCCACCCGCTGCACCGCGAGATCACCACCACCGTCCTGGTCAACGACACGGTCAACACCGGCGGTACGACCTATCTGCACCGCCTGCGCGAGGAGACCGGAGCGTCCCTGGAGGAGATCGTCCGGGCGCAGACCGTGGCCCGCGCGATCTTCCGCTCCGGCGTGGTCTGGGACGGCGTCGAGTCCCTCGACAACCGCGTCGAGGCCGCCGTGCAGACCCGGATCCGGCTGCACTCGCGGCGCCTGGTCGAGCGCGGCACGCGCTGGCTGCTCAACAACCGGCCGCAGCCGCTCCAGCTCGCCGAGACCGTCGAGTTCTTCGGCGACCGCGTCGAACTGGTGTGGTCGCAGCTGCCGAAGCTGCTGCGGGGCGCGGACCTGGAGTGGTACCAGAAGATCTACGACGAGCTGAGCGGCGCCGGTGTGCCGGACGAACTCGCCACCCGCGTGGCCGGGTTCTCCTCCGCCTTCCCGACGCTGGACATCGTCTCGGTGGCCGACCGCATGGGCCGCGACCCGATGGACGTCGCCGAGGTCTACTACGACCTCGCCGACCGGCTCCACATCACCCAGCTCATGGACCGCATCATCGAGCTGCCCCGCGCCGACCGCTGGCAGTCCATGGCCCGCGCGTCGATCCGCGAGGACCTCTACGCGGCCCACTCGGCCCTGACGGCCGACGTCCTCGCGGTCGGCAACGGCACCTCGACGCCCGAACAGCGCTTCAAGGCATGGGAGGAGAAGAACGCCGCCATCCTCGGCCGGGCGCGCGTCACCCTGGAGGAGATCCAGGGCTCGGACGCCTTCGACCTCGCCAACCTCTCGGTGGCGATGCGCACCATGAGGACGCTGCTGCGACAGCACTCGTAAGGCCTACGGCCCCTTCTTCGGGCCTACGACCATGAGGGCGCCCGGGACGGTGAAGTCCCGGGCGCCCTCGTCGTCGTAGCTCAGTCGTGGTTCGGTCGTGAGTTCAAGTGCCGTGGCGTCAGGCGGCGACCCTCGGCTGCGGCTTGGCCTTGTCGGGGCCGCCCGTGAAGTCCTCGTAGGCCGCCAGGACCTCGTCGGTCGGGCCGTCCATGCGCAGTTCGCCGCGCTCCAGCCACAGCACCCGGTCGCAGGTGTCGCGGATGGACTTGTTGCTGTGGCTGACCAGGAACACCGTGCCCGCGTGCTTGCGCAGCTCGCGGATGCGGTCCTCGGAACGCTTCTGGAAGGAGCGGTCACCGGTCGCGAGCGCCTCGTCGATGAGCAGCACGTCGTGGTCCTTGGCGGCCGCGATGGAGAAGCGCAGGCGGGCCGCCATGCCGGAGGAGTAGGTGCGCATCGGGAGGGTGATGAAGTCGCCCTTCTCGTTGATGCCGGAGAAGTCGACGATCTCCTGGTAGCGGTCCCTGACCTGCTCGCGGGACATGCCCATCGCAAGGCCGCCGAGGTAGACGTTGCGCTCGCCGGTGAGGTCGTTCATCAGGGCCGCGTTCACGCCGAGCAGGGAGGGCTGGCCGTCGGTGTAGATACGGCCGTTCTCGACCGGGAGCAGGCCCGCGACCGCCTTCAGCAGCGTCGACTTGCCGGAGCCGTTGGTGCCGATCAGGCCGATGGCCTCGCCCTTGTAGGCGACGAAGGAGACGTTCTTGACCGCGTGCACCTTGCGTACGCCCGCCGCCTTCTCGGCCTGCCCCCGGCGCAGCATGCGGTTGAGGGCGGCGGTGGCGGATCCCTTGCCGGCGCCGGTGCCGTTGACGCGGTAGACGATGTCGACGCCGTCGACGACGACGGTGGGGATCTGGTCGTTCTCGATGTCAGCCACGGCCGTACGTCTCCTCAGCCTTCCAGAAGTAGATGAACCCGCCGACGCCGGCGATCAGCGCCCAGCCCGCGGCGATCGGCCACACGTGGTGCGGCAGCTGGCTGGAGTGGAAGCTGTCGATCAGGGCGTAGCGCATCAGGTCGATGTAGACGGCGGCCGGGTTGGACTGGAGGACCGGGACCACCCAGTGCGGCCAGTCGTGGTGGCCCTTGGCCAGCTTGTCGATGCTCCACATCACGCCGGAGACGTACATCCACGTGCGCAGGATGAACGGCATCAGCTGAGCGATGTCCGGCGTCTTGGCGCCCATCCGGGCCATGATCATCGAGACGCCGGCGTTGAAGGTGAACTGGAGCACCAGCGCCGGGATCGCCAGCAGCCAGGACGCGGAGACCGGCACGCCGAAGCAGAGCAGGATCACGACCAGCGCGGCCATCGAGAACAGCAGCTGCTGGAGCTGCTGGAGGCAGAACGAGAGCGGCAGCGCGGCCCGCGGGAAGTGCAGCGCCCGTACCAGG
Above is a window of Streptomyces griseorubiginosus DNA encoding:
- a CDS encoding NAD-glutamate dehydrogenase, whose protein sequence is MQTKLDEAKAELLERAARVAENSPVGGHLPTGTTDEDTPRTPDTPDSETVLAFLQRYYLHTAPEDLTDRDPIDVYGAALSHFRLGETRPQGTANVRVHTPTVEENGWTCTHSVVEVVTDDMPFLVDSVTNELTRQGRGIHVVIHPQVVVRRDLTGRLIEILTVPPAGDLPHDAHTESWIHVEIDRETDRGDLKQITADLLRVLSDVREAVEDWEKMRDAALRMADELPAEPVASDLRDMEIDEARELLRWLADDHFTFLGYREYQLREDDSLAAVPGTGLGILRSDPHHAGEEGHPVSPSFERLPADARAKAREHNLLVLTKANSRATVHRPSYLDYIGVKKFDAAGNVVGERRFLGLFSSAAYTESVRRVPVIRRKVDEVLERAGFSPNSHDGRDLLQILETYPRDELFQTPADELESIATSVLYLQERRRLRLYLRQDEYGRYYSALVYLPRDRYTTGVRLRIIDILKEELDGISVDFTAWNTESILSRLHFVVRVPQGTELPQLSDSDKERIETRLVEAARSWADGFAEALNAELGEERAAELSRRYGNAFPEGYKADHTPRSAVADLVHIEKLTEAGAEGGADGHDFALSLYEPVGSAPEERRFKIYRKGDAISLSAVLPVLTRLGVEVTDERPYELRCSDRSVAWIYDFGLRMPKSQNGGGDYLGDDGRERFQEAFAATWTGKAENDGFNALVLSAGLSWRQAMVLRAYAKYLRQAGSTFSQDYMEDTLRHNVHTTRLLVSLFEARMSPDRQRAGHELVDALLEELDAALDQVASLDEDRILRSFLTVIKATLRTNFFQEAAGGKPHDYVSMKFDPQAIPDLPAPRPAFEIWVYSPRVEGVHLRFGKVARGGLRWSDRREDFRTEILGLVKAQMVKNTVIVPVGAKGGFVAKQLPDPSVDRDAWLAEGIGSYKTFISALLDITDNMVAGEVVPPADVVRHDEDDTYLVVAADKGTATFSDIANGVAESYNFWLGDAFASGGSAGYDHKGMGITARGAWESVKRHFRELDVDTQSEDFTVVGIGDMSGDVFGNGMLLSEHIRLVAAFDHRHIFLDPKPDAATSYAERRRIFELPRSSWADYNTELISTGGGIFPRTAKSIPVNAHVREALGIEDKVTKMTPADLMKAILKAPVDLLWNGGIGTYVKASTETHTDVGDKANDPIRVDGADLRVKVVGEGGNLGLTQLGRIEFALHGGKINTDAIDNSAGVDTSDHEVNIKILLNGLVTEGDMTVKQRNKLLAEMTDEVGRLVLRNNYAQNTAIANALAQSKDMLHAQQRFMKHLVREGHLDRALEFLPTDRQIRERLAQGQGLTSPETAVLLAYTKITVADELLHTGLPDDPYLRTLLHAYFPTALREQFPEHIDSHPLHREITTTVLVNDTVNTGGTTYLHRLREETGASLEEIVRAQTVARAIFRSGVVWDGVESLDNRVEAAVQTRIRLHSRRLVERGTRWLLNNRPQPLQLAETVEFFGDRVELVWSQLPKLLRGADLEWYQKIYDELSGAGVPDELATRVAGFSSAFPTLDIVSVADRMGRDPMDVAEVYYDLADRLHITQLMDRIIELPRADRWQSMARASIREDLYAAHSALTADVLAVGNGTSTPEQRFKAWEEKNAAILGRARVTLEEIQGSDAFDLANLSVAMRTMRTLLRQHS
- a CDS encoding HAD family hydrolase: MGMLTGAHIVWDWNGTLFHDNDAIIGATNAAFGELGLAPITMEQYRALYCVPVPKFYERLLGRLPTDAEWEVMDETFHRYYAEHRVACRLTDGAVELLTGWGAAGRSQSILSMYVHDELVPLVRGFGIEAHFLRVDGRTGPSGGSKAEHMERHLAALVGVDAARTVVIGDAADDAVAAMRVGARAVLYTGGSHSRASLEGVGVPVVDTLAEAVAEAERIAG
- a CDS encoding ABC transporter ATP-binding protein → MADIENDQIPTVVVDGVDIVYRVNGTGAGKGSATAALNRMLRRGQAEKAAGVRKVHAVKNVSFVAYKGEAIGLIGTNGSGKSTLLKAVAGLLPVENGRIYTDGQPSLLGVNAALMNDLTGERNVYLGGLAMGMSREQVRDRYQEIVDFSGINEKGDFITLPMRTYSSGMAARLRFSIAAAKDHDVLLIDEALATGDRSFQKRSEDRIRELRKHAGTVFLVSHSNKSIRDTCDRVLWLERGELRMDGPTDEVLAAYEDFTGGPDKAKPQPRVAA
- a CDS encoding ABC transporter permease: MSQVLDTPPPTAAPADDDLAALAARHGLAVSGARPSLPVYVSQLWARRHFITAFATAKLTAQYSQAKLGQVWQVMNPLLNAAVYFFIFGVLLGTKKGVPDYIPFLVTGVFIWTFTQSSILAGTRAISGNLGLVRALHFPRAALPLSFCLQQLQQLLFSMAALVVILLCFGVPVSASWLLAIPALVLQFTFNAGVSMIMARMGAKTPDIAQLMPFILRTWMYVSGVMWSIDKLAKGHHDWPHWVVPVLQSNPAAVYIDLMRYALIDSFHSSQLPHHVWPIAAGWALIAGVGGFIYFWKAEETYGRG
- a CDS encoding DUF6912 family protein, with product MRVYVPLTLPGLAEAYKTGELGAEPLLAYAVTPALREWYLSDDIEELEYAALNRAALASLRLLAADAGAVRRRVVVAVDVADGAAVADPDRALDPAALGEVRVSGTVKLAKAAAVHVDSDDAEEDVTAAVDALEAADGGDDDAQFVVDGAEDHELLWYATQEIPNLVGWGG